The DNA region CGTGCAAGGTGGCCACCTCGGAGGAAACCGCCTCGCGGCACAGCATGTAGAGGAAGACCACAGTGGCCGGATTGATGCAGCTCTGGTTCTGATAGCAGTTGTCCAGCAGATAACGGTCCACCACCCGCAGCCACAGCACCGGGTCCATGGAAGACATGTCCTGGAGCCGGTGGCAGCGCCGGCACAGGAACTCACCCAGGCAGCGCAGCAGCTCGCCGGTTGTAGCGTAGACCATCACCAGCCTCCTGGGCGTGTCGAGGTCCTGGACGGTCACCATCTGGGGCGTGTCGGGGGCCGTGTTTGAGTTGGATAAGCGGGCCTTCTCGACCGACGAGGCAGCGTTGTTGGAGCTGTTGGAGATGGCTGGAGTGCTCTGGTCCTGGGTGGACAGCTTGTCACAGGACTGAGACTTCTCCAGGCTGAGGGTGGACAGGTTGGAGAAGGACTGAGACTTCTCCCGGTTCTCATTACTCAGATGGGCAATGTTGCTTTGGTTGGTGTTCTCGTGGGCCTGCACCTTCTTGGAGCCCTTCTTCTTCACAATCCGCCTCCATGGcgagtatttattttttatttatttttatttttatttcacctttatttaaccaggtaggctagttgagaacaagttctcatttgcaactgcgacctggccaagataaagcatagcagtgtgaacagacaacacagagttacacatggagtaaacaataaacaagtcaataacatggtagaaaaaagagaatctatatacaatgtgtgcaaaaggcatgaggtaggcaataaatcgaataattacaatttagcagattaacactggagtgataaatcatcagatgaacatgtgcaagaagagatactggtgtgcaaaagagcagaaaagtaaataaataaaagcagtatggggggtgaggtaggtaaattgggtgggtagtttacagatggactatgtacagctgcagtgatcggttagctgctcggatagcagatttttaaagttgttgagggagataaaagtctccaacttcagagatttttgcaattcgttccagtcgcaggcagcagagaactggaaggaaaggcgtccaaatgaggttttagctttagggatgatcagtgagatacacctgctggagcgcgtgctgcgggtgggtgtagccatcgtgaccagtgaactgagataaggcggcactttacctagcatagccttgtagatgacctggagccagtgggtctgacgacgaa from Salvelinus fontinalis isolate EN_2023a chromosome 26, ASM2944872v1, whole genome shotgun sequence includes:
- the LOC129824308 gene encoding cyclin-dependent kinase 5 activator 1-like, translated to MGSAMSLSLRKKAVLFKDGPDTVGHLEVQTGKSAKDKTLKKYSPWRRIVKKKGSKKVQAHENTNQSNIAHLSNENREKSQSFSNLSTLSLEKSQSCDKLSTQDQSTPAISNSSNNAASSVEKARLSNSNTAPDTPQMVTVQDLDTPRRLVMVYATTGELLRCLGEFLCRRCHRLQDMSSMDPVLWLRVVDRYLLDNCYQNQSCINPATVVFLYMLCREAVSSEVATLHELHAVLLTCFYTTCSYMGNEIAYPLKPFLVDTCGQTFWIRCMSITKLMSDKMLQMNTDPNFFSQVFADLKNESQKEEKKSRLLSGVYSTQ